Proteins co-encoded in one Erinaceus europaeus chromosome 2, mEriEur2.1, whole genome shotgun sequence genomic window:
- the PCDHAC1 gene encoding protocadherin alpha-C1: MVRVAAGGTRTATGRMVGWGVAVLFLWVSCGPVTGQLEYSVLEETERGVTVGNIAADLRLSAAALSLRNFRFLSSQGDPHFGVDLASGSLVVREPADRDLLCDVKAACVLTYELVLEDPLELHKVRVHVQDTNDNAPHFPVSDLQLLIPEFLMPGARFTLPNAQDADQGSNAVLSYNLSPSQHFRLDMGSRVDGSEYPELILEKVLDREERATHRLVLTAHDGGRPARSGDAQVTVTVVDTNDNAPVFERSVYRTRVPETAPNGTVLFRVQASDLDEGSNGEVQYSLSNSTLAKLRHYFHIHPRSGEVRLAEPLGPPETLLEAYIEARDEGAFGLASTAKLLVEVADVNDHAPEVNLMTLSTLVSEDAAPGTVIAFLGVRDEDLGPNGQVTCSLSSGGPFKLKASFDNYYSLLTDGPLDREQVSEYQVLITASDGGSPHLSTLRTLTVSIADVNDNTPGFFQPQQDLFVAENNGPGASLGQVFAQDLDLGKNGLVFYELLNVTSEGQAASSLVEVNSASGAITAKTSFDFEQLRGVCFQVEARDGGIPPRSAAVTVNLFVIDRNDNAPAILFPLPRNGSVPVEVVPRSARAGHLVTKVVAEDADSGSSAWLSYHIFQASDSSLFRISATLGELRTARLVLSTDPVKQRVVVMVRDHGDPSLSSSVTLSVLLSNSASQIRPTFEDAWETGGHFSNQNLYLVIALACVSLLFLGCLLFFACIKLSQSTACCSRDCCHSPKELRYRRKMTSNPCMTAATIDVTTIERLSETYLYRASLGLGSDNNSLLLHGEYSSADLRNLATGVGLNLPISCIRIWNRKGDHTNAIAMVSQFYSLDPEMVACCVLKCFLLSHWQY; this comes from the coding sequence ATGGTCCGGGTCGCCGCTGGAGGAACTAGGACGGCGACAGGGAGAATGGTGGGCTGGGGGGTGGCGGTTCTATTTTTGTGGGTCTCCTGCGGTCCTGTTACCGGACAGCTCGAATACTCAGTGCTGGAGGAAACCGAGCGGGGCGTAACTGTGGGAAACATTGCCGCGGACTTGAGGCTGTCTGCGGCCGCTCTGTCCTTGCGGAACTTTCGCTTCCTTTCCAGCCAGGGAGACCCCCACTTTGGGGTGGATCTGGCCAGCGGTAGCCTGGTGGTCCGAGAGCCAGCGGACCGTGATCTGCTGTGCGATGTCAAAGCTGCCTGCGTCCTGACCTATGAGCTGGTGCTTGAGGACCCGCTGGAGCTGCACAAGGTGCGCGTTCACGTCCAGGACACCAATGACAATGCGCCTCACTTCCCAGTCAGTGACTTGCAGCTGCTTATTCCGGAGTTCCTGATGCCTGGAGCTCGCTTTACGCTCCCCAACGCCCAAGATGCTGACCAGGGTAGCAACGCGGTGCTGAGCTATAACCTGAGCCCAAGCCAGCACTTCCGCCTGGACATGGGATCTCGTGTGGATGGCAGCGAATACCCTGAGTTGATTTTGGAGAAAGTGCTGGATCGTGAGGAACGCGCCACCCACCGCCTAGTGCTCACCGCTCACGACGGCGGGAGGCCTGCTCGCTCCGGAGACGCACAAGTCACTGTCACCGTGGTGGACACCAATGACAACGCGCCTGTATTTGAACGATCAGTATACCGCACCAGGGTGCCAGAAACTGCACCCAACGGGACTGTGTTATTCCGAGTTCAGGCATCCGACCTGGATGAAGGCTCCAATGGGGAAGTCCAGTACTCCTTAAGCAATAGCACGCTAGCAAAACTGAGACACTACTTTCACATTCACCCTAGAAGTGGAGAGGTGCGATTGGCTGAGCCACTGGGTCCACCGGAAACACTGTTGGAGGCTTACATCGAGGCCAGGGACGAAGGTGCCTTTGGTCTAGCTAGTACCGCCAAACTGCTGGTAGAAGTGGCTGATGTAAATGATCATGCCCCCGAGGTGAACCTCATGACTCTGTCCACTCTGGTTTCTGAGGATGCTGCCCCTGGCACAGTGATTGCTTTCCTTGGTGTAAGGGATGAGGACCTCGGTCCTAATGGTCAGGTTACCTGTAGCCTGTCCAGCGGAGGCCCTTTTAAGCTGAAAGCTTCCTTTGACAATTACTACAGCTTGCTGACTGATGGGCCTCTCGACCGAGAGCAGGTCAGTGAATACCAGGTGCTGATCACCGCCTCAGATGGTGGCTCGCCCCATCTCAGCACCCTCAGGACACTAACTGTGTCCATTGCTGATGTGAATGACAACACACCCGGTTTTTTCCAGCCTCAACAGGACCTTTTTGTGGCTGAAAATAATGGCCCTGGAGCCTCTCTAGGCCAAGTGTTTGCCCAGGACCTGGACTTGGGGAAGAATGGCCTGGTTTTCTATGAGTTGCTGAATGTTACCTCTGAAGGACAAGCAGCCTCTAGCTTGGTGGAGGTCAACTCAGCCAGTGGGGCTATCACTGCCAAGACATCCTTTGACTTTGAGCAGCTCAGGGGGGTTTGCTTCCAAGTAGAAGCCCGGGATGGTGGTATTCCTCCCAGAAGTGCAGCAGTGACCGTGAACTTGTTTGTAATAGACAGGAATGACAATGCTCCAGCCATCTTGTTTCCCCTGCCTCGAAATGGCTCTGTCCCAGTGGAAGTTGTGCCCCgctcagccagagctgggcattTGGTCACAAAAGTGGTAGCAGAGGATGCAGACAGTGGCTCCAGTGCTTGGCTTTCCTACCACATCTTTCAGGCTTCAGACTCTAGTCTTTTTAGAATTTCAGCCACTCTGGGAGAGCTCCGCACTGCTCGGTTAGTTCTTTCCACTGATCCAGTTAAACagagggtggtggtcatggtccGGGACCATGGAGACCCTTCACTTTCCTCTTCTGTCACACTAAGTGTGCTGTTGAGCAACTCTGCCTCTCAGATCCGTCCAACTTTTGAAGATGCCTGGGAAACAGGAGGGCACTTTTCCAACCAAAACCTGTATCTAGTTATTGCTTTGGcctgtgtttcccttttatttctgggGTGTTTGCTTTTCTTTGCGTGTATCAAGTTGAGCCAGAGCACAGCTTGTTGCTCTCGGGACTGCTGTCACTCTCCAAAGGAGCTGAGGTATAGACGGAAGATGACTTCAAATCCTTGCATGACAGCAGCCACAATAGATGTTACTACCATTGAGAGACTTTCTGAGACCTATTTGTATCGAGCCTCTCTAGGACTTGGGTCTGATAATAACAGTTTGCTGTTGCATGGGGAGTACAGTAGTGCTGACCTGAGAAACCTGGCTACTGGGGTAGGACTGAATTTGCCAATATCCTGTATTCGTATTTGGAATAGGAAAGGGGATCACACAAATGCCATTGCCATGGTAAGCCAATTCTATTCCCTTGACCCGGAGATGGTTGCTTGCTGTGTTCTTAAATGTTTCTTATTGAGCCATTGGCAATATTAA